From a single Cytophagales bacterium WSM2-2 genomic region:
- a CDS encoding RNA polymerase subunit sigma-24 has translation MDLAMSQIQQNTFLKEKDKLLGFIRSRVSSMEEAEDILQDVFYQFVSGFEAIESIDRATSWLYSVARNKIIDRYRRDAVRPQRADFELISGKDDDAPLTLQEILPDLDSSPESTLLREAIWDEITDALAELPSDQREIFIQNEIEEKGFREISEETGVSINTLLSRKRYAILALRKRLQKFYDDVTGD, from the coding sequence ATGGACCTGGCCATGTCACAAATACAGCAGAACACATTCCTGAAGGAGAAAGACAAACTGCTAGGATTTATCCGAAGCAGGGTGTCATCGATGGAAGAGGCGGAGGACATTCTTCAGGATGTGTTCTACCAGTTTGTATCTGGCTTTGAGGCGATTGAATCGATTGACCGTGCTACCTCCTGGTTGTATAGTGTTGCGAGAAACAAGATCATCGACCGCTACCGCAGAGATGCTGTGCGTCCTCAACGTGCAGACTTCGAACTGATCAGCGGCAAGGATGATGATGCTCCGCTCACTTTACAAGAGATTTTACCCGATCTCGACAGTAGCCCTGAGTCGACTTTACTGCGGGAAGCGATCTGGGATGAAATCACTGATGCATTGGCAGAACTGCCTTCCGATCAAAGGGAAATTTTCATCCAGAACGAAATTGAGGAAAAGGGATTTCGCGAAATCTCGGAAGAGACCGGAGTATCAATCAATACACTGCTTTCCAGGAAACGGTATGCTATCCTCGCCTTGAGGAAGCGGTTGCAGAAGTTTTATGATGATGTGACCGGGGACTGA
- a CDS encoding TetR family transcriptional regulator, giving the protein MEEINTKEKILKGATDLFIKYGIRSISMDDIARHLTVSKKTLYQHFVDKDELVTTVLHSHLEEQKKIFEQISQDSENAIDELHRLGECLRKQVQDSNPSVLFDIQKFHPKAWAIWVEYKKDFIRCSVVRNVVQGIKDGHFRPEMNPEIFASYRLAAIETVHDERIFPKDKFNMTEVHFQIFEHFVYGLCTEKGKKLYQKYKENNHKPQLSNESIL; this is encoded by the coding sequence ATGGAAGAAATCAATACCAAGGAAAAGATCTTAAAAGGGGCTACAGACCTCTTCATTAAGTACGGTATTCGCAGTATTTCGATGGATGATATCGCGAGGCACCTGACGGTATCGAAGAAAACGTTGTACCAGCATTTTGTGGACAAAGATGAACTGGTGACTACAGTACTTCACTCACATCTTGAGGAACAAAAGAAAATTTTTGAACAGATCAGCCAGGATTCGGAGAACGCAATTGATGAATTGCACCGTCTCGGTGAGTGCCTTCGGAAACAGGTGCAGGATAGCAATCCATCGGTGTTGTTCGACATTCAAAAGTTCCATCCCAAGGCTTGGGCGATTTGGGTAGAATATAAAAAGGACTTTATCCGTTGCTCAGTAGTACGAAATGTGGTGCAGGGAATTAAGGACGGACACTTCAGACCTGAAATGAACCCGGAGATTTTTGCCTCGTATCGTTTGGCTGCGATTGAAACCGTACACGATGAACGCATATTCCCCAAGGACAAATTCAATATGACGGAAGTTCACTTTCAAATATTCGAGCATTTTGTCTATGGGCTATGCACAGAAAAAGGAAAAAAACTATATCAGAAATACAAAGAGAATAATCACAAACCTCAACTATCCAATGAATCGATTCTATAA
- a CDS encoding transporter, translating into MGYAQKKEKNYIRNTKRIITNLNYPMNRFYKTPLLIALIAVASAANAQQEQRAQTFTLEQCIEYALKNSVNMQNILIDEQIADSRIKETIGIGLPQISGTVNATNNPQLPRFFGTKQRMAGFAGVDSAHYGDFLPNLKDNDVVAAQNFFQLKNSLNASISVNQLIFNGSYLVGLKASSVYKELAQKSTRQTKEQTIEMVTKAYYGALINKERINLFQNNIARVDSLLKNTSALNTNGFAESIDVDRIQVTLNNLTTEKANFERLQVLSIEVLKAQMNYPIDQPLELTGSISSITTDVQMDNYLKDWDYKNRPDYQVLESNRKLQELNVRNKYAAGMPVLSANANLGYGKQANTFGNLFAAAPNFSEQSGVGPGKMYPYSSIGITLSVPIFSGLQRSQQLQQEKLRLIKIDNSFKMLKSGIDLQIKQAVTTYQNSIQSLDSQKKNMALADKVARVTKIKYQQGVGSNLEVVDAESSLKESQVNYYNALYNTLVAKTDLDKAFGKLLPSTN; encoded by the coding sequence ATGGGCTATGCACAGAAAAAGGAAAAAAACTATATCAGAAATACAAAGAGAATAATCACAAACCTCAACTATCCAATGAATCGATTCTATAAAACCCCCCTCCTGATCGCACTGATTGCCGTTGCTTCTGCTGCGAATGCACAACAAGAGCAACGGGCTCAGACGTTCACGCTTGAGCAGTGTATTGAATATGCGCTGAAGAATTCAGTGAACATGCAGAACATATTGATTGATGAGCAGATTGCTGACTCAAGAATCAAGGAAACAATAGGTATTGGCCTTCCACAGATCAGTGGGACGGTGAATGCTACTAATAACCCACAGCTTCCGCGCTTCTTTGGAACGAAGCAGAGAATGGCTGGTTTTGCTGGTGTTGACTCGGCCCACTATGGAGACTTCCTTCCTAACTTGAAAGATAACGATGTGGTGGCTGCGCAGAACTTTTTCCAGTTGAAGAACAGCCTCAACGCCAGTATCTCTGTAAACCAATTGATCTTTAATGGATCTTACCTCGTTGGCTTAAAGGCGTCTTCGGTTTATAAGGAGCTTGCTCAAAAATCGACAAGGCAAACTAAAGAGCAGACAATTGAGATGGTAACTAAAGCTTATTATGGAGCTTTAATTAATAAAGAAAGAATCAATCTTTTTCAGAATAACATCGCGCGTGTTGACTCGTTGCTGAAGAATACCTCAGCGTTGAACACTAATGGTTTTGCAGAGAGCATTGATGTAGATCGCATTCAGGTAACATTAAATAACCTGACGACTGAAAAAGCAAATTTTGAGCGCCTCCAGGTGCTGAGCATCGAAGTTCTCAAGGCTCAAATGAATTATCCAATAGATCAACCACTCGAACTTACAGGGAGTATCTCTTCGATAACAACCGATGTTCAAATGGACAATTATCTGAAGGATTGGGATTATAAAAATCGTCCTGACTACCAGGTATTGGAATCCAATCGCAAACTCCAGGAACTCAACGTACGAAACAAGTATGCTGCCGGTATGCCTGTTCTGAGCGCTAATGCTAATCTTGGCTATGGCAAGCAGGCCAATACATTTGGTAATTTATTTGCCGCTGCGCCCAACTTCTCCGAACAATCAGGAGTAGGTCCTGGCAAAATGTACCCGTACAGTTCGATAGGTATCACTCTTAGCGTTCCCATTTTCAGTGGACTTCAAAGGAGCCAGCAACTACAACAGGAAAAACTCAGGCTTATAAAGATTGACAATAGTTTTAAAATGCTGAAGTCAGGAATCGACTTGCAAATCAAACAGGCTGTGACCACCTACCAGAACAGCATACAGTCATTAGACTCTCAAAAGAAAAATATGGCACTTGCCGATAAGGTTGCCAGGGTCACGAAGATCAAATACCAGCAAGGTGTTGGATCAAACCTGGAAGTAGTGGATGCTGAATCCAGTTTGAAAGAATCACAAGTAAACTATTACAATGCGTTGTACAACACGCTGGTTGCAAAAACTGACCTTGACAAAGCTTTCGGAAAGCTTTTACCCTCAACTAACTAA
- a CDS encoding RND transporter: MKSIINFPNSGAILLMATLAACSSQPENKATQLEGLKKEQAELSKKIESLEKEIAKENPDAVKKVKMKDVKTIDLTTRSFDHYVQTQGTVVAVDNIVMSVKAAGLVTNVYTREGENVEQGQVMAQIDNSLIIRSIDEVKSGLTLANTVYERQKNLWDQKIGTEIQFLQAKNSKESLERRLATLQEQNEMTKVKAPISGVIDAVFIKVGENTAPMVPAFRLVNTSNLKASATVSETFVTTVQKGNKAIVTFPEMDKTIDANVSFVGRSIDPLSRSFPLEIKLPSAQFLRPNMTAVLKVIFRTEPNALCVPVNVVQDINGEKVVYTAESDGKNLVARKNVVEVDGVYGAYAQIKKGLKAGDKIITVGYQGLNDGELVKL; the protein is encoded by the coding sequence ATGAAATCGATAATTAACTTCCCTAACTCTGGCGCAATCTTACTGATGGCAACGCTTGCCGCGTGCAGCAGTCAGCCTGAGAATAAAGCAACTCAACTTGAAGGCTTGAAGAAAGAACAAGCCGAGCTTTCCAAAAAAATAGAAAGTCTTGAAAAAGAAATCGCAAAAGAAAATCCTGATGCGGTGAAAAAAGTAAAGATGAAAGATGTGAAGACTATTGATCTTACCACACGCTCTTTCGATCATTATGTTCAAACACAGGGCACTGTAGTGGCCGTGGATAACATTGTGATGAGTGTAAAGGCCGCGGGACTTGTAACCAATGTTTACACGCGCGAAGGCGAAAATGTTGAACAAGGCCAGGTAATGGCGCAGATCGACAACTCTTTGATCATCCGAAGCATTGACGAGGTTAAGTCAGGCCTTACACTTGCCAATACTGTTTACGAACGTCAGAAGAACCTGTGGGATCAAAAGATTGGAACCGAGATTCAGTTCCTCCAGGCAAAGAACAGTAAGGAGAGCCTGGAGCGCAGACTCGCTACTTTGCAAGAGCAAAATGAAATGACCAAAGTCAAAGCCCCGATCAGTGGTGTTATTGATGCCGTATTCATCAAGGTAGGTGAAAATACCGCTCCGATGGTGCCGGCTTTCCGCTTGGTCAATACGAGCAACTTAAAGGCTTCCGCTACAGTATCCGAGACTTTTGTCACTACGGTACAAAAAGGAAACAAAGCTATCGTGACGTTTCCTGAAATGGATAAGACCATCGATGCCAATGTATCATTTGTAGGCCGAAGCATTGACCCGCTCAGCCGTTCGTTTCCACTGGAAATCAAATTGCCTTCCGCTCAGTTCCTTCGCCCGAACATGACTGCCGTACTGAAAGTTATTTTCCGCACCGAGCCTAATGCGCTTTGTGTACCCGTGAATGTTGTTCAGGATATCAACGGAGAGAAAGTAGTTTATACTGCTGAATCTGACGGTAAGAACTTGGTAGCGCGCAAAAATGTCGTTGAAGTTGACGGTGTCTATGGCGCTTATGCCCAAATCAAAAAAGGTTTGAAAGCCGGTGATAAAATCATCACTGTTGGCTACCAGGGTTTGAATGATGGTGAACTCGTTAAATTATAA
- a CDS encoding copper transporter encodes MKDIEKEFRPTSWAIDNKVAIYVAAVIITLAGIVTYNSLPKESFPEVVFPQIYVSTPYPGASPKDVENLITKQLEKQMKSISGVKKITSNSIQDFSNVIIEFRTDVSIPDAKREVKDAVDRAKPDLPTDLPDDPQVRDVDISEFPIMFVNLSGDYDLQTLKRYAELMQDRIETLKQIRRVDIVGALDREIQINVDLYKAALAGVGMNDIFGAISSENVIVPAGQIAVGGMKRSLSVRGEYSSAEEIANTVIGSIRGAKVYLKDVAEVKDTNKEQESFARLDKKNVVTLNIVKRGGENLIVASDMINEIIKDYQANVLPSGLNVNITADQSENTRTTLHDLINTIIIGFILVTIILMFFMGATNAIFVGLSVPLSSFLAFLVFPGIGFSLNIMTLFSFLLALGIVVDDAIVVIENTHRVFDNGKVPIRKAAKIAAGEVFLPVFSGTMVVLAPFIPLTFWPGVIGKFMRFLPITLIIALLASLVVAYIFNPVFAADFMKPHEDHGDEKKSKFTKGFKVAAIGFGGFALMSYLIGAIGLGNLAVFIFILYALHHFFIEGVIKKFQSNVWPSAQRSYKGFVQWCLHRYRPIWLALGIVVLFFFSIVFTAIRKPPVVNFPSGEPNFIYAFIRMPIGTDQRVTDSVTSVVEDKITAVVGKNNPIVESVISNVAIGAAEDPSQPGVSPHLGKVGVAFVKYAERNGESTADYMDKIRNAVKGVTGAEITVDQEKGGPPEGKPINIEVAADDFDLLVASADRLKRYLDSLQIGGVEELKSDFQSSKPEIVISIDREKANREGISTLDIGRAMGTAVFGAEVSRFRDENDDYPIQLRILERQRNDANTLMNLPIIFRDMAHGGQVRQVPLSAVAKVEYSNSFAGIKRINQKRVITLESNILGGFNPSEVVANVIEKMNSLPMPDGVTVKMTGGQEDIAETFNFLIVAFGLAFCMIFMILVLQFNSVSKPVIIIAEIGFSLIGVLIGFSLFKLTISIVMTGIGIMALAGLVVRNGILLVEFTDLLRSQGVTLKEAIAEAAKTRMTPVILTTTAATIGLIPLGVGLNIDFVTLFTDLNPHIFFGGDNVAFWGPLAWTMIFGLIFGTFLTLVVIPVMYLLVVKLKARIFKTSVDIIPPAAEVAVALN; translated from the coding sequence ATGAAAGACATAGAAAAAGAATTTAGACCCACCAGCTGGGCCATAGATAACAAAGTCGCGATTTACGTTGCTGCTGTGATCATTACGCTTGCCGGTATCGTCACCTACAACAGCTTGCCAAAAGAAAGTTTTCCCGAAGTTGTATTTCCACAGATTTATGTTTCAACCCCCTATCCCGGTGCATCACCGAAGGATGTTGAAAACCTGATCACCAAGCAATTGGAAAAACAAATGAAATCGATCTCGGGTGTGAAGAAAATCACCAGTAACTCGATACAGGATTTTTCGAATGTGATTATTGAATTTCGAACAGATGTATCCATTCCTGACGCCAAACGTGAAGTAAAGGATGCAGTTGACCGTGCCAAGCCTGATCTCCCGACAGATCTTCCGGATGACCCGCAAGTTCGTGATGTGGATATTTCAGAATTCCCGATCATGTTCGTAAACCTCTCAGGCGATTATGATTTGCAAACACTGAAGCGCTATGCTGAATTGATGCAGGACCGGATCGAAACATTAAAACAGATCCGCCGGGTGGATATCGTAGGTGCGCTTGACCGTGAGATCCAAATCAACGTAGACTTATATAAAGCCGCACTTGCAGGTGTAGGCATGAATGATATTTTTGGTGCGATCTCTTCGGAAAACGTAATTGTTCCCGCGGGACAGATTGCTGTTGGCGGAATGAAACGCTCCCTGAGTGTGCGTGGCGAATATTCATCTGCTGAAGAGATTGCCAATACAGTAATCGGTTCCATCCGTGGTGCCAAGGTTTATCTCAAGGATGTGGCCGAAGTTAAGGATACCAACAAAGAGCAGGAAAGCTTTGCCCGTCTAGATAAAAAGAACGTGGTTACGCTTAACATCGTCAAACGTGGTGGGGAGAACCTGATTGTAGCTTCTGATATGATCAATGAGATCATTAAGGATTATCAAGCCAACGTTCTGCCAAGCGGCTTGAATGTTAACATCACTGCCGATCAATCGGAAAATACACGGACAACACTCCATGATCTTATCAACACGATCATCATTGGATTTATCCTGGTAACTATAATCCTGATGTTTTTTATGGGTGCTACGAATGCCATCTTCGTTGGTTTGTCGGTACCCCTCTCCAGTTTCCTTGCGTTCCTGGTATTCCCAGGTATCGGATTCAGCCTGAACATCATGACACTGTTTTCATTCCTGCTGGCCCTCGGTATAGTAGTGGATGATGCGATCGTGGTTATTGAAAATACCCACCGCGTGTTTGACAATGGTAAAGTTCCTATTCGCAAAGCGGCTAAGATCGCTGCCGGTGAAGTGTTCTTGCCCGTATTCTCCGGTACGATGGTAGTGCTTGCTCCATTTATTCCGCTGACGTTCTGGCCTGGTGTTATCGGTAAGTTCATGAGATTCCTGCCGATCACCCTGATCATTGCGCTCCTTGCGTCATTGGTGGTGGCTTATATTTTCAATCCTGTTTTTGCAGCTGATTTTATGAAGCCGCACGAAGATCATGGCGATGAGAAAAAATCTAAATTCACTAAAGGTTTCAAAGTGGCGGCCATTGGATTCGGAGGATTCGCTCTGATGTCTTATCTCATTGGCGCAATTGGTCTCGGCAACCTGGCGGTATTCATTTTCATTCTGTATGCACTTCATCATTTCTTCATCGAAGGTGTGATCAAGAAGTTTCAGTCTAACGTTTGGCCTTCGGCTCAACGTAGCTACAAAGGGTTTGTACAGTGGTGCCTACACCGTTACAGGCCAATATGGCTTGCCCTGGGCATTGTTGTGTTGTTCTTTTTCTCAATTGTCTTTACAGCCATTCGCAAGCCTCCGGTAGTAAACTTTCCCAGCGGAGAACCGAACTTCATTTACGCATTCATCCGTATGCCTATTGGAACGGACCAGCGTGTTACCGATTCAGTGACCAGCGTGGTAGAGGATAAAATCACGGCTGTAGTCGGAAAAAATAACCCGATCGTTGAGTCAGTGATCTCCAACGTTGCCATTGGCGCTGCTGAAGATCCATCACAACCCGGTGTTAGCCCGCACCTTGGAAAAGTGGGTGTAGCATTCGTTAAGTATGCAGAACGGAATGGAGAATCCACTGCTGATTACATGGATAAAATCCGTAATGCCGTCAAAGGTGTCACTGGTGCAGAGATAACTGTTGACCAGGAAAAAGGCGGGCCTCCGGAAGGAAAACCAATTAACATCGAAGTAGCAGCTGATGATTTTGACCTGTTGGTTGCTTCAGCTGACAGATTGAAGCGCTACCTCGACTCTTTGCAAATCGGAGGTGTTGAGGAATTGAAATCCGACTTCCAGAGTAGCAAGCCTGAGATCGTAATCTCTATCGATCGCGAAAAAGCAAACCGCGAAGGAATCTCTACACTCGACATCGGTCGTGCCATGGGCACGGCTGTGTTCGGTGCAGAAGTCTCCCGGTTCAGGGATGAAAATGATGACTACCCTATCCAACTTCGAATTCTGGAGCGTCAGCGCAATGATGCCAATACATTAATGAATTTGCCAATCATCTTCCGTGACATGGCACATGGAGGCCAGGTTCGCCAGGTCCCTTTGTCGGCTGTTGCTAAAGTAGAATACTCCAACAGCTTTGCCGGTATCAAGCGGATCAATCAAAAACGGGTCATTACACTAGAGTCAAACATCCTTGGCGGTTTCAACCCAAGCGAAGTTGTTGCTAACGTTATTGAAAAAATGAACTCTCTGCCAATGCCTGATGGTGTTACTGTGAAAATGACCGGAGGCCAGGAAGACATTGCTGAGACGTTTAACTTCTTAATTGTAGCATTTGGTCTGGCATTTTGTATGATCTTCATGATCCTGGTGCTGCAATTCAATTCGGTGAGCAAGCCGGTAATCATTATTGCCGAAATCGGGTTCAGTCTCATTGGTGTTTTGATTGGCTTCTCACTTTTCAAATTGACAATCTCAATTGTAATGACAGGTATTGGTATCATGGCGTTGGCAGGTCTTGTTGTACGTAATGGTATTTTGCTGGTTGAGTTCACTGACTTACTCCGCTCTCAGGGAGTTACCTTGAAGGAGGCAATTGCTGAAGCCGCCAAAACCAGGATGACACCTGTAATATTGACGACTACAGCTGCAACTATTGGTTTGATTCCATTGGGTGTAGGTCTCAACATCGATTTCGTAACACTATTCACAGACTTGAATCCACACATTTTCTTCGGGGGTGACAACGTTGCTTTCTGGGGACCTCTTGCATGGACGATGATCTTTGGATTGATTTTCGGAACGTTCCTTACCCTTGTGGTTATTCCGGTGATGTACTTGCTGGTCGTGAAATTGAAAGCACGCATCTTCAAAACGAGCGTGGATATCATTCCACCGGCCGCGGAGGTCGCAGTCGCATTGAATTAA
- a CDS encoding phosphoesterase: MTTRIMALFVFILVFLVIDAYVFQAVINVSKGWSPIWKMIFRWAYWLPTVIAILGLLWWSFSDPYKGTDYLRIYIIAGSAILYFSKLFAVLFLFIDDLQRGVRWVANYFFAKKESLPGTAITRSEFLSQTALIASSIPLGLSIYGVISGAHDYRVKRVTVKLPNLPKSFDGIRIGQLSDIHSGSFWNKTAVKGGVEMMMNEKPDLIFFTGDLVNNESSEVKEYVPIFEKLKAPLGVFSITGNHDYGDYRPWQTKEAKQQNFKDLVEAHRLLGYDLLMNENRIITQNGDKLAILGIENWGAGRFSKYGKLDQAYAGTEEVATKILLSHDPTSWDAIVRPNHKDIDLTLSGHTHGFQFGVEIANVKWSPCQYVYKQWAGLHQEGDQYLYINRGFGYLGYPGRIGMPPELTIIELKRG; encoded by the coding sequence ATGACTACCCGAATCATGGCGCTTTTTGTTTTCATATTGGTATTCCTGGTGATTGACGCCTACGTTTTTCAGGCAGTAATTAATGTGAGTAAAGGATGGTCACCAATATGGAAAATGATTTTCAGGTGGGCTTACTGGCTGCCTACCGTAATCGCGATCTTAGGTTTACTATGGTGGAGTTTCAGTGACCCCTACAAAGGCACCGACTATCTCCGAATTTACATTATTGCCGGCTCGGCTATCCTATACTTCTCTAAGCTTTTTGCTGTACTATTCTTATTCATTGACGATCTCCAGCGTGGTGTGCGTTGGGTAGCAAATTATTTTTTTGCAAAAAAAGAATCATTGCCTGGCACTGCTATCACAAGATCGGAATTCCTTTCTCAAACGGCCTTAATTGCTTCTTCAATACCTCTGGGACTTTCAATTTATGGCGTAATCTCTGGTGCGCACGATTATCGGGTGAAACGTGTAACGGTCAAGCTCCCTAACCTTCCAAAATCATTTGACGGTATCCGCATAGGGCAGTTATCGGATATTCATTCGGGAAGTTTCTGGAACAAGACAGCCGTGAAGGGCGGTGTTGAGATGATGATGAATGAAAAACCGGATTTGATTTTCTTCACCGGAGACCTTGTCAATAATGAGAGTAGTGAGGTAAAAGAGTATGTCCCCATCTTTGAAAAATTAAAGGCTCCCCTGGGAGTCTTTTCCATCACCGGCAACCACGACTATGGCGATTACCGCCCTTGGCAAACGAAAGAAGCCAAGCAGCAGAATTTTAAGGACCTGGTAGAAGCACATCGCCTTCTCGGGTATGATCTGTTGATGAATGAAAACAGGATCATTACTCAAAACGGAGATAAGCTTGCTATTCTTGGTATTGAAAATTGGGGAGCTGGAAGGTTTTCCAAATATGGAAAATTAGATCAGGCATACGCTGGAACTGAAGAAGTTGCTACAAAGATTCTGCTATCGCACGATCCTACAAGTTGGGACGCTATTGTGCGGCCTAATCATAAAGACATTGACCTCACACTGTCGGGGCATACACATGGATTTCAGTTTGGAGTAGAGATTGCAAATGTGAAATGGAGCCCTTGCCAATATGTTTATAAGCAATGGGCCGGTCTTCACCAGGAAGGTGACCAATATCTATATATAAATCGGGGCTTCGGTTATCTCGGGTACCCGGGGAGGATCGGCATGCCTCCGGAATTGACAATCATTGAACTTAAAAGAGGCTGA
- a CDS encoding DNA-directed RNA polymerase sigma-70 factor gives MITTQEEYALIDRILAGEEALYATLVNRYKSYAFTIALKIVGNRSEAEEVAQDGFIKAFNYLKKFNREAKFSTWLYRIVFNTAISSKRKNRQSLESIENNIVESSGRSDHDLEKDDKRVFISQAIEKLSDTDRLAVQLYYIKEYSLEETAEILGQNINTLKVRVHRARQRLADELKKILKEEALTL, from the coding sequence GTGATCACAACCCAGGAGGAATATGCGCTAATCGACCGGATTTTGGCGGGCGAAGAAGCCTTGTACGCGACTTTAGTGAACAGGTACAAGAGCTACGCTTTTACAATTGCTTTGAAAATTGTCGGGAACCGTTCGGAAGCCGAAGAAGTCGCACAAGATGGCTTCATCAAGGCTTTCAATTACTTAAAAAAGTTCAACCGCGAGGCTAAGTTTAGTACATGGCTGTATCGGATTGTCTTCAATACAGCCATCAGCTCCAAGCGGAAAAACAGACAATCACTGGAGAGCATTGAAAACAATATCGTTGAATCTTCTGGCCGATCTGATCATGACCTGGAAAAAGACGACAAACGCGTTTTTATTTCTCAGGCTATTGAAAAACTCTCCGATACAGATCGGTTGGCTGTTCAGCTTTACTATATAAAAGAGTATTCATTGGAAGAAACGGCCGAAATCTTGGGGCAAAACATCAATACACTGAAAGTTCGCGTTCACCGGGCTCGCCAGCGCCTGGCTGATGAATTGAAAAAGATTTTAAAGGAAGAAGCTTTAACTTTGTAA
- a CDS encoding ATPase: MSKEKFIEAVQKSYSPKGASIYLGAGVLDGEIVGDAKVNLPLRMMNRHGLVTGATGSGKTRTLQMIAEQLSAAGVPVFMPDMKGDLSGFAKEGAKNDKIDERAKALDINYSPSGVPLEIYSLSGKLGAQMRATVTEFGPALLGKILELNEVQSGVLMILFKYADDKKLPIVDFNDLKKVLNYLSDGAGAAEIKEAYGKISGATASTILRKIVALEQQGVSQIFGETSFDVQDLFEKVDGRGVVSLLNISDVQSQPMIFSTFMLSLLAELYQKLPEAGDLDKPKLIFFLDEAHLLFKDAPKAFMDQIDQVIRLIRSKGVGIFFCTQMTQDIPSSVLGQLGNRVHHVIRAFTPNDVKDLKETIKTFPKSGFYDLEKQFTQLGIGQAFVTVLDEKGIPTETVVTHLAPPTSFMGPLSEGEYKAQLEQSEFYKKYKEAVDPNSAFEMLNERIQETQQEEAQAKQTSRQPAKTRVEKSTFEQVLSSPVTKQVGKEIVRGVFGMLFGTNTTRRRRSGW; the protein is encoded by the coding sequence ATGTCAAAGGAAAAGTTTATAGAGGCTGTCCAAAAGTCGTATTCGCCAAAAGGCGCTTCGATTTATTTGGGAGCAGGGGTTCTTGATGGAGAGATTGTGGGAGACGCGAAGGTAAATCTGCCATTGCGGATGATGAACCGCCACGGATTGGTAACAGGTGCTACCGGCTCGGGGAAAACTCGGACGCTCCAGATGATTGCGGAGCAACTTTCTGCGGCTGGAGTACCCGTTTTTATGCCTGATATGAAAGGAGATTTGAGCGGCTTTGCCAAGGAGGGTGCTAAGAATGACAAGATAGATGAGCGGGCAAAAGCGTTAGACATCAATTATTCACCGTCCGGTGTTCCCCTGGAAATCTATTCACTTAGCGGAAAACTGGGCGCTCAGATGAGAGCAACTGTAACCGAATTCGGCCCCGCATTGCTTGGCAAAATTCTTGAACTCAACGAAGTGCAGAGCGGTGTCTTGATGATTTTGTTCAAATATGCCGATGATAAAAAACTACCTATTGTCGATTTCAATGATTTGAAAAAGGTGCTCAACTATTTGAGTGACGGAGCGGGGGCAGCAGAAATCAAAGAAGCTTATGGGAAAATATCTGGTGCAACAGCGAGCACAATTTTGAGAAAGATTGTTGCACTTGAGCAGCAAGGCGTGTCTCAGATTTTTGGAGAGACCTCTTTTGATGTGCAGGATTTGTTTGAAAAAGTGGATGGGAGAGGAGTGGTGAGCCTATTGAATATATCGGATGTGCAAAGCCAGCCGATGATTTTTTCTACGTTCATGTTGTCATTGTTAGCCGAATTGTATCAGAAACTTCCGGAAGCAGGCGATCTTGACAAACCGAAGTTGATTTTCTTTTTGGATGAGGCGCACTTGCTGTTCAAAGATGCGCCCAAAGCCTTCATGGACCAGATAGATCAAGTGATCCGATTGATCCGTTCAAAAGGCGTGGGGATTTTCTTTTGTACACAAATGACGCAGGACATTCCGTCTTCGGTTTTGGGACAATTGGGAAATCGGGTTCATCATGTGATTCGGGCCTTCACACCCAACGATGTAAAAGACCTGAAGGAAACCATCAAGACTTTCCCCAAATCAGGGTTCTATGATTTGGAAAAGCAATTTACTCAACTTGGCATTGGCCAGGCTTTCGTTACAGTTCTTGATGAAAAAGGAATCCCGACAGAAACAGTAGTTACTCACCTGGCGCCACCAACGTCTTTCATGGGACCGCTTAGTGAAGGAGAGTACAAAGCACAGCTTGAGCAATCGGAATTTTATAAAAAATATAAAGAAGCTGTTGATCCCAATAGTGCGTTCGAAATGTTGAATGAACGAATTCAGGAAACTCAACAAGAAGAAGCCCAAGCGAAGCAAACTTCAAGGCAACCAGCGAAGACGCGGGTCGAAAAAAGTACCTTTGAACAGGTCCTTTCATCACCGGTGACCAAGCAGGTAGGTAAAGAAATTGTTCGAGGAGTTTTCGGAATGCTATTTGGTACCAATACCACGAGAAGGAGGAGATCGGGTTGGTGA